The Deltaproteobacteria bacterium sequence CACCTCAACACTCTCTTTTGTTTCAACATTGTTGGCTTTTAAGCCTTCGATGCTCTTGAGCAAGTGCCTCTTTCGCTCCTCTGCCTGATAGTCCAAAAACCTTCTCTTGAATTGTTCCGGTGTAATGAGTACGGCCTTGATCTGCCTCCCTTTGCTTACCATAATAGGTTCACCCGTTTCAGTAAGCATGTCCAAAACTTCTCCCAAGTTATTTCTGATCTTAAGTGCATTTACTGTCCTCATGAAATAACCCCCTTTAACCCGTTTTAGTTCATCACACTCAGTATATAAAATATATTGCCAATGTCAAGTGTAAATATTGATATACATCTATACATAAAACCAGGTACGACTCATGTATGCACCTATTCTCAACCCTGCCAATATTAGAATGTTATCCGAATCCTGTCTTTGTCTATCCTTATCCCATACCTGGTATCAGGCCGTGTGCCCACGGAGTCTATGGCGAGTTCGCCATGGGCATACAGCCCGAAACCCCTTTCAAGGTCCTTCCGGATCTTGGCCTTGTATGAATTGAAGTTCTCCTGGCTCAGGCCGAGTATCCCGGACTGGCTCATTTCACAAAATTCACGATTCCCTGCGATCTTCCGATACAATTCAGTGATCTCGTCCTGTTGTGCAAAGATCTCCTGCATATCCAGAAAGCACTCTGTGCACTCCCGGCACGATGTAAGCTCCTTTTTGCAGTTTTTCTTTTGTAGTGCAAAAAAGGCGTAGAGGGCAAGCCTTGCAGGCATCATGTCGAGTTCGAGGTTTTTATAGGTGAGCTTTGAGTTTGCAAGGTCCACTATGAGTTGGTAGGGCTCTTCTTTGACAAGAGAGAGCATTAAGGTTGCAGGGTCTTTGGGCTCCTTGAGCAGGGTGTCAGAGAGTTGCTCCCTTATTGAGATAAAGGGAATGGGCACTAAAGTGATCGTAGCGTACCTGGTTTCTTTGACATAGGGCTGGCCGTTTTTGTCCCTGAGTTTTATAGGAACAGATTTCCTGGGAGGGTAATAGAAATTCCTGTTGCTTTCAAACTCTGGTGAGACCAGGACATGGTAGACCCTGTCCTGGGCCCTCCCATACAACTGGGCAGCAAGCATGAGGCAGGTACTCATTGTCTTTCTGCCCCCTGCCACTGAAAAGAAGACGGCCGTATTCGGATCGTTTGTTAGTGTAAAGGTCAATTCCAGACATTTTCGGAGCAACCATTCGTTTTCATCCTCACCATCAATATCATCTATCTCAATGCCATTGCTATCTTTTATGACATGGATATTGCCGAAGCCAAAATCTATGGATGCTGGGTCAATCTCATACTCTGTGAGGTACTGATAATATTTTCCATCTATTGGCGAGAGGAGATGTGCGTTGATCTTTTCCTTGCCCTGCCTGGTGGTAATGATCTGGATGGCATCAACAGACCTTCTTTGCTGATGGAGTGCAAAGATGGTCTCAGTAATTACCTGGGGGCTCAAGCCCACAACTGCAAGGAGTATATTCTTCATTCACTCATTCCGGTAAGTTCTATCCTGCCGAGGCCAAAGGAGGTCTGTTTGCCAAGGTGTACTTTCTCGCAGAATCTAATAAGAGGTACAAATTCGGTAAGGTCCCCTGAATACGTTACTTGCCCCACCATGCCACCCATGAGCATGGCCTGGTCCTGTTTGTTTGAGTAGCGTCTCCAATCAAACCACCTGAGGGAAGATTTGTTGGTCTCAACGGACTTTGCGCGCTGTGCCAGACCCCGGTAATCGAGGGCTGGCTCCCCATTTCCGTGAAAATTATTCAGCGAAGAGATCCGCCTGAGTATGGCCCTTACTAAGACGTGAAAGGGCAGTTCAGCCCTTAGCCTATTTTCATATTTGAGCCGAAGTGGTGTTTTAAGTGTCAGTTCCAGAGAACGTATTGGTTTGATCCCATCTGTTCTCTCAACGAGGAGCTCCTGCGTAAAGAGACCATGCCTGATCTTTTTGTCGTGATTCGCGTATATTATAGTACCATTATCCACGCTGACGCTCTTGAGCAAAAACCCAGCCCTCTTGTTCCCATTGCGCCGTCCTATGCCGAGCTGCCCCATTTGCTCAAATGCATAGATAAAGTAGGGCAGGTAGTCATTTGCCTTACCAAAAAGGAGCAGGGCAAACTCAAATGGCTCGCCCTTTTTATAATGAGTTCTCGTGGTTTCTGGCGGCTCTATCACGTAAGGGTGGGGTGCGGAGGCGATCCTTTTCTTTGCTCCAGGAACATCTTCTGGGGTCGGGGTTTCAAAGACAATGGAGTAGATACACTTTTCTCGTAAAAGACAATCCTTGCAATCCTGTCTCTTTAGGGCACAGACCACTTTTTTGAGGGCGTGGCCAAAGACGCCCCGAAACGTAGACCCCTTGTACCAGGGAAGGATGGCACCATCCTCAAATACACAGGAGAAATGATATCTTCCGTACAGCATAATGATTTCCCCAATTAGCCATATTTATCACTTCTGCTGGTATATATTCACTACCTGTTGTCCAAAATGAAATCCTTGCAACGTTGCAAGATTGTATAAAGGATTAAGGAATCCTATACCTCAGATCTAACCTTGTCCCTTTTCTAAGACACGCCCGACTACCACTTCATTTCCTCCAACCAAAAAAAGGGGCTTTGTGCCCCTTGAATCTTTACCTAAATCTCCTCCCCTGCCCTGACGTGCCATGCCCCACACCCCCCAAAGGCTACACGCCTTCAAATGTTGCCCAAATCCCCGAACTTCGTATCTAACCCGTTCTGTCCACCTCAATGGTACAAATCTTTTATACTCTAACACAAAATCCCAAAAAAGTAAATATCGTTCTATGGAATACTCCAGGGACAAAATACTAATTTTTAAAATATGGGAAGTGCCCCTCTTCTAAAAAAGGCCGATGTGGATATGAAAAATGCGGGCTTGAATAAATCGGATAGGTTTCTTCTTAATCTGCAAGGAAATATTCTAACGAAAAACCCCTCTCTCCCTTGTACCTCAGATAGGAGAAATCCCCCACCCAATTCCCCACATTGAAGTAATAACCCACCCCTTTTTCTCTCTCCACGGCCATGGCCTCAGGGACATGAGAGTGGGCAAGGACCACTGCATCAAAGCCCTCATCCAACTTGTGAATGGCGAACCTCCTCAGCCGAGAGATGATTTCAGGAGACTCCTTTAAACCTTGCTCCCTGCTACGGGTGCTCAACCATTTGGCTATGCTGATGACGGTCTGCGGTCCCAGCCAGGAGATCAACTGATAGGTAAAACCGTTCTTTAAGAGGGAAGAAAATATCTTATGGGTTAGTTTCGGGTAGGCCCGATCACCATGGGCCAGGTAGACCCTGGTTCCATCCAGATCTATATCTGCATATCGATCGTAGACCTGAATCCCCAGTTCCTTGCTCATATAAGGCCCCAATCGGAAGTCATGGTTCCCCTCCAGATAGATCACCTCTATACCTTCTGCCCTGAGCCCTTCCAACAGGTGTAAGATGTCACCATATTCCCTCTTCAGAGGCGAGAGGTCGCGGAACCCAAACCAAAAGTCGAAGAGGTCCCCCATGATCACCAGGGTGCTTAAAGTAGATCTATTTATTTGGATGAAGCGGATGAAGCGTTCTCTTCTGTTCCCATCCCCAAGAGCAAAGTGGGCATCTCCGACAAATATCCAATCCATCACCTCCCCACCCCGCAGTACCTAAATCCCAGCTCCCGCATATATTGGGGTTCATATACATTCCTCAAGTCGATAAAGAGCGGCTCCTGCAAGAGCCCCTTGATCCGTTCCAGGTCCAGACGGCGGAAGCGGTTCCACTCAGTGATCAGGACCAGTGCATGACTCCCTTCTGCCACCTCGTAAGGCCCCTTGCAATAGACCACATCCTTGAAGATCTTCTGTGCCTCCCCCATGGCCTCTGGATCATAGGCCTTAATCCGCACCCCTTTGGCCTGCAGACCTTTTATGATGGTAATTGAGGGGGCCTCCCGCATATCGTCGGTATTGGGTTTAAAGGCAAGGCCCAGGATGCCGATGGTCTTGTCCCGCAGATCGCCCACCACCTCCTCGATCTTCTCTGTCATCCTCTCCTTCTGCCTCTCATTGACCTTGATGGTGGATTT is a genomic window containing:
- a CDS encoding type II toxin-antitoxin system Phd/YefM family antitoxin, with protein sequence MRTVNALKIRNNLGEVLDMLTETGEPIMVSKGRQIKAVLITPEQFKRRFLDYQAEERKRHLLKSIEGLKANNVETKESVEVLRELRGYGR
- a CDS encoding TIGR02584 family CRISPR-associated protein — translated: MKNILLAVVGLSPQVITETIFALHQQRRSVDAIQIITTRQGKEKINAHLLSPIDGKYYQYLTEYEIDPASIDFGFGNIHVIKDSNGIEIDDIDGEDENEWLLRKCLELTFTLTNDPNTAVFFSVAGGRKTMSTCLMLAAQLYGRAQDRVYHVLVSPEFESNRNFYYPPRKSVPIKLRDKNGQPYVKETRYATITLVPIPFISIREQLSDTLLKEPKDPATLMLSLVKEEPYQLIVDLANSKLTYKNLELDMMPARLALYAFFALQKKNCKKELTSCRECTECFLDMQEIFAQQDEITELYRKIAGNREFCEMSQSGILGLSQENFNSYKAKIRKDLERGFGLYAHGELAIDSVGTRPDTRYGIRIDKDRIRITF
- the cas6 gene encoding CRISPR system precrRNA processing endoribonuclease RAMP protein Cas6; amino-acid sequence: MLYGRYHFSCVFEDGAILPWYKGSTFRGVFGHALKKVVCALKRQDCKDCLLREKCIYSIVFETPTPEDVPGAKKRIASAPHPYVIEPPETTRTHYKKGEPFEFALLLFGKANDYLPYFIYAFEQMGQLGIGRRNGNKRAGFLLKSVSVDNGTIIYANHDKKIRHGLFTQELLVERTDGIKPIRSLELTLKTPLRLKYENRLRAELPFHVLVRAILRRISSLNNFHGNGEPALDYRGLAQRAKSVETNKSSLRWFDWRRYSNKQDQAMLMGGMVGQVTYSGDLTEFVPLIRFCEKVHLGKQTSFGLGRIELTGMSE
- a CDS encoding UDP-2,3-diacylglucosamine diphosphatase gives rise to the protein MDWIFVGDAHFALGDGNRRERFIRFIQINRSTLSTLVIMGDLFDFWFGFRDLSPLKREYGDILHLLEGLRAEGIEVIYLEGNHDFRLGPYMSKELGIQVYDRYADIDLDGTRVYLAHGDRAYPKLTHKIFSSLLKNGFTYQLISWLGPQTVISIAKWLSTRSREQGLKESPEIISRLRRFAIHKLDEGFDAVVLAHSHVPEAMAVEREKGVGYYFNVGNWVGDFSYLRYKGERGFSLEYFLAD